From a region of the bacterium genome:
- the rplQ gene encoding 50S ribosomal protein L17: protein MRHINKKRKLGMKASRRKSVLKNLFTSLLAYGEVKTTEIRGKELVRVGNSLIEKAKKSDLASRRKVSSHITKDTVSINFFQEILPKLANRTGGYLRLFRVGIRKGDGAKVVMVQLITDDRKQTTEDRR, encoded by the coding sequence ATGAGACATATTAATAAAAAAAGAAAACTTGGGATGAAGGCGTCTCGAAGAAAATCTGTTTTAAAAAATTTATTCACCTCGCTTCTTGCTTACGGTGAAGTAAAAACGACAGAAATAAGAGGCAAAGAATTAGTGAGAGTTGGCAATAGTCTTATAGAAAAAGCGAAAAAGAGTGATTTAGCTTCCCGCAGAAAAGTTTCATCGCATATTACCAAAGACACGGTTTCCATAAACTTTTTTCAAGAAATCTTGCCAAAATTGGCTAATCGTACAGGCGGGTATCTTAGATTGTTTAGAGTGGGTATTCGAAAAGGTGATGGAGCTAAAGTAGTAATGGTGCAGCTGATTACAGACGACAGAAAACAGACGACAGAAGACAGACGATAA
- a CDS encoding electron transfer flavoprotein subunit alpha — translation MSIKVINDKCTGCRLCLSVCPVNAIEIKDKPARHYYEGGQARQSSSGGKAVILPNCTFCGVCVDACKFNAIVITKEEKKAKEGYKGVWVFAERKGDALHGVGIELLSCGRDIANKLGVELVSVLAGDHSQDDAQKLIYYGADKVFIIKDSKLNTAEIGFLTKAFSDLAEREKPEVILFGATSLGRSLAPRIAGRLNTGLTADCTELDVDIDKKLLLQTRPAFGGNIMATIITPAMRPQMATVRPKVMKKPELDKTRKGEIITITPLLDAKDQLTKILQTIREEKDVVDLQEADIIVSGGRGIGKKENFVLIQELAKILGGAVGASRATVDAGWIPSYHQVGQTGKTVQSKLYIACGISGAIQHQVGMRSSDIIIAINKDPEAPIFDIATYGIVGDLFEIIPALIKQLKKR, via the coding sequence ATGAGCATCAAAGTTATAAATGACAAATGCACAGGCTGTAGATTGTGTCTTAGTGTCTGCCCCGTTAATGCAATCGAAATCAAAGATAAACCTGCCCGCCATTACTACGAAGGCGGGCAAGCCCGCCAGAGTAGTAGTGGCGGGAAAGCTGTAATCCTTCCAAACTGCACATTTTGCGGTGTCTGCGTAGACGCATGTAAATTTAACGCTATCGTTATTACAAAAGAAGAAAAAAAAGCAAAAGAAGGATATAAAGGCGTTTGGGTGTTTGCCGAAAGAAAAGGCGATGCGCTTCATGGTGTAGGTATAGAACTCTTATCCTGCGGCAGAGATATAGCAAACAAATTAGGTGTTGAGTTGGTATCAGTTCTTGCTGGCGATCATTCCCAAGACGATGCTCAAAAACTTATTTATTATGGTGCAGATAAAGTTTTTATAATAAAAGATTCAAAATTAAATACAGCCGAAATAGGATTTTTAACTAAAGCATTCTCCGATTTGGCAGAAAGAGAAAAACCTGAAGTTATCCTTTTTGGAGCAACCTCGTTAGGTAGGTCATTAGCTCCTCGCATTGCAGGACGTCTCAATACGGGACTTACAGCCGATTGCACAGAACTTGATGTAGATATTGATAAAAAACTCTTGCTCCAAACACGCCCGGCTTTCGGCGGAAACATAATGGCTACGATCATAACTCCCGCAATGAGACCGCAGATGGCTACAGTTCGTCCAAAAGTAATGAAGAAACCCGAATTGGACAAAACAAGAAAAGGCGAAATAATAACGATAACCCCCTTGCTTGATGCAAAAGACCAACTTACAAAAATACTGCAAACCATAAGAGAAGAAAAAGATGTAGTTGATTTACAGGAGGCAGATATAATTGTTTCTGGCGGAAGAGGAATAGGTAAAAAAGAAAACTTTGTTCTTATACAAGAACTTGCAAAGATTTTAGGCGGCGCAGTTGGCGCATCAAGAGCAACTGTTGACGCGGGATGGATTCCTTCTTATCATCAAGTCGGACAAACGGGCAAAACTGTTCAATCCAAACTCTATATTGCTTGCGGCATTTCAGGCGCTATTCAACACCAAGTAGGCATGCGTTCATCAGATATAATAATAGCAATCAACAAAGACCCCGAAGCTCCCATCTTTGACATTGCAACCTATGGTATAGTCGGTGATCTCTTCGAAATAATTCCTGCTTTAATAAAACAACTCAAGAAACGATAG